The genome window TATCTGCTGGCTGAAGGGGATAAAGTGTATCTGGGTTATCTGACAAAAATTAATTACGAACAAAACACCGCGAAGTTTATTCTGAATAAAGGGGGAATTGTTGAAAATCTGGTGCTTGTCCTTGAAAAAGAGAAACGGAAATAGAGTGAGCTGCCTTATGAAAACCATACAGAGTTTCCTCATCCTGCTTTTACTGCTGCATATACCCGCAATGGCACAACCGGGCATAGAAAAACAGTTAGGCGAATATGTGCCGCATGATGAAGTGGTATCCATGGCTTCATCACTTCCCTTCTCGAAGGCAATAGAACTGATGAGCAAAATCAGCGAGAAGAAAACCGGCCGGCCGATTGTTACTACCTTTCAGCGTGAAGATCCCATTGGTCTTGATATCATTAATGTGCAGTATGAAAAAGCGCTGCTGATGATTGTTCAGTATGCGGGTCTTATACTTGAGTATAAGGAAGATGTTATCATCATCAGAAGAAAGGTAGATACTACCGAAGAAATAAAGCCTGAGGTATATGCAGGCGTTGATTCTCGTGAAATTAAAATATCGGCTATCTTTTTTGAAGCTGATGTAAATGAAACCCGTGAGCGGGGTATTAACTGGGAGCTGGCTCTCTCAGGCAAGGGATTCAATTTCGGAACGGGGGCAACCACGACCGGTCAGGTTATAACGGACGGCGGAAGCGTGACATCCGATTTTAAGATTGGCACATCATCAGAGTTTGGCGCCGGAAGTTTATTCGGTGAAGCGATGACCCTATTCCGGTTTTTTGAATCTGAAAATATCGGAGAAATTATCGCAAGCCCGACCGTTACCGTCCGTAATAAACGGCTCGGGACTATACAGAGCGGGTCAGACTTTTCTATTAAGCAGCGTGATTTTGCCGGCAATGTAACCGATCAGTTTTTCTCGACCGGATCCATTATTAACGTTACGCCGTATATATACACTGAAGACGGTGTTGAGTATATGCTGCTTGACCTGACGGTTGAGCGAAGCTCAGGTTTTCCTTCAGAACTTTCCACGGAAATCCGCAAAACAAAGGTTACCACCCAGGTGCTGATGCTGGACGGTGAGTCAACGGTTATCGGGGGGTTGTATCTGAATGAAGAAAAAACCGTGCGTACGGGAATTCCCGTCCTGCGTGATCTTCCCTGGTGGGTGCTTGGTATCAGATACCTTACCGGAAGCGACCAGGTCAGCGTGATAAAAAAAGAGCTGGTTATTGTAATCAAGGCAGAGTTTGTGGCAACCCTGAAGGAGCGCCTTGCTATGCCTTCTGAGGACGGAATTGTGGACAAAGAGGTTGAGTCGCTGCGTGAGCGTATCCGGAAATCAAAAGAGAACTCGCTGAGAAACGAAAAAAAGGATTAAGTCTTGCAAAAAATCCTTATCGTTGACGATGATGTTCAGCTCTGCGCTGCTCTTTCCGAAGAGTTTTATCACCGGGGGTATATAACATCCGCGGTATATACTGCTGATGACGCAATAGATCAGGTAAAGAGTTTTAATCCGGATATTATTTTCCTTGATCTGAAAATGCCCGGCAAAGGGGGATTCGATGTACTCAGGGCGCTGAACTCTTCGAGCAATTCCATCCCGATTATTGTTCTGACAGCGTACGCGGATGTGCGAAGCGCCATTGACGCGGCAAAACTGGGGGCATCAGATTTCATCAGCAAGCCCTACAACTTTGAGGAACTGATGAGTGCCGTAAACCGTCTGACCGGAACCAAATCGTTGTCATGAAAATTAACGTCAGGATAATCCTGATTAATTTCGTAATCGTAGCGTTTATCCTGACCGGCGCGGGAATCACTTTTTATTCAATTATGATTACGGTACTGCGCAATCAGCAGACAGCGTCTCTGAACAGTGCTGTCGCGGACCTGAGCTTGATGCTTTCAGAACTGAATGAAGAAAACAACAGCTATTTTGATATATACAAGAAGGAACAGACGCTGCTAACGCCGGGGGATGATGAAGCGTTCAATTTTGTATTCAGACTTCACTCTACAGGGGATATTCATTCTCATGATGTTTTATACGTAAAAGGAATCCCTGTACCGGAAAAGACCTTTAACATCAGAGAATTTGCCGAAAACAACTCCGCGCTGGTGATAAAGCTGAGCCGTAATCAGGACGGTCAGGAGTATCTTTACGGTTATCTTTTTACACAGCCGCTTCTGAACAGAATTGCAAAAAGAATAGGGGCGGATGTAGCCGTATTTGACAATAGTCTTGTAACAGCACTTTCCAATGAACTGGTCAATCAGCAGCATTACTATGTGCTGTCACAGTTATTCAGACAGATTCAGCGTGAAAAGCCGGGAGTAATTCTTGGCGGCACACCGGAGTTTTCGTATATCCTGTCATCCCTTTATCAGGTTGGAAAGGATACGTATTCAAATAAGACCATTGATCTGCTTGTTTTCTCCGGTATAGCCGAACTAAAAACACTGCAGGATAATCTGCAGGATATTCTGATACTGCTTGGCATAACGGGCGGTATTCTCTCGATCATTCTTACCATTATTTTTACTTCACGGCTCAGGCGGCAGATTATCCGTCTGAATGATATAACCAATATTACCCGCTCCGGTGATTTCAGCAAAAGAATGATTGTGGAGACGGATGATGAACTCGGGCAGCTGGGCAATGCATTTAACGTGATGCTGGACGAACTTGAGAAAAAAGAACGGCAGAAGAATGAATATACCGATTTTATTACGCTCATTAACCGCAATCCCTCGCTTAAAGAAGTAGCCGATGCTGTCCTGAAAAACATAGTGAGAACCGGCGGATTTTCTTCAGGAAGAATATGTATTGTTTCTTATGAACGTCTTCAGGTGATAGCTTTTTTTGGCGATATGGCGAAGGATATATCCCCCGAAGATGAAGAGATCTTTAAGGAAGTGATCAGCACTAAAACTGATCTGCTCTTTTCGGTTAAACATGAGAACGGCAGTCCGGGGCATGAAGTAAGAGAGCAGTTTTTTATAACTCCGGTGATTTACTCCCAGGAAGTAATAGCACTGATACATCTGGTAACGCTTTCGGAACTGGGGCAGGAAGCGCTCGATTATATGAATAAAATACGCGAGCAGCTTGCAGTGGGATTTATGAATGCAATCACGCTGAGCCGTCTGGAAGATCTGGTGCGCGAGCTGAGGATTCTGAATGAAGAGTATCAGATTCAGAACGAAATAGTTACAAAACAGAATCAGCGCCTGAAACATCTGCATGAGCAGTTAACAGAGAAAGCGGCCGAACTTACTATTCAAAAGAACAAAGCAGAAGAATCAACCCGGCTGAAGTCAAATTTTGTGGCAACTATCTCGCACGAACTGCGGACGCCGATGAACGCAATATTGGGACTGACCGAGCTGATTTTGAATGATCCCACTCTCAGTTATAAGAACCGTGAGCGGCTGGAAGTTGCACTCAGAAGCGCGCGCCGTCTTATCACTCTGATTAACAGCATACTGGATATTTCCCGCATTGAATCAGGACGTATTGATATGAAGGTGGAGGAGTTTTCTGTGAAGGAATTTCTTGCCGAGCTTGATAACTCGGTAAGACCGCTCGCTGAAACAAAAAGACTCCCCTTCAGAATGGTTAATACAATTGACGATGAGTCTGAAAAAATGACAACCGACCGGCATAAACTGATGCAGGTAATGATAAATCTTTGCGGTAACGCCATAAAATTTACGGAAAAGGGATTTGTTGAGCTCAGGGTCTTTTTAGCTTCACCCGAAGAAGTTATCTTTGAGGTTGAAGATACAGGAATTGGCATAAGTCCGGAAGAGCAGGAATATATTTTTGAAGAATTCCGGCAGGTTGACAGCTCTCTCAGCAGAAAGTATGAGGGAAGCGGACTTGGACTCTCTATTTCACATAAATTTTCATTACTTCTTAAAGGAAAACTTACGCTTCAGAGTAAACCCGGCAGTGGAAGCACGTTTACTC of Ignavibacteriales bacterium contains these proteins:
- a CDS encoding response regulator; protein product: MQKILIVDDDVQLCAALSEEFYHRGYITSAVYTADDAIDQVKSFNPDIIFLDLKMPGKGGFDVLRALNSSSNSIPIIVLTAYADVRSAIDAAKLGASDFISKPYNFEELMSAVNRLTGTKSLS
- a CDS encoding response regulator; the protein is MKINVRIILINFVIVAFILTGAGITFYSIMITVLRNQQTASLNSAVADLSLMLSELNEENNSYFDIYKKEQTLLTPGDDEAFNFVFRLHSTGDIHSHDVLYVKGIPVPEKTFNIREFAENNSALVIKLSRNQDGQEYLYGYLFTQPLLNRIAKRIGADVAVFDNSLVTALSNELVNQQHYYVLSQLFRQIQREKPGVILGGTPEFSYILSSLYQVGKDTYSNKTIDLLVFSGIAELKTLQDNLQDILILLGITGGILSIILTIIFTSRLRRQIIRLNDITNITRSGDFSKRMIVETDDELGQLGNAFNVMLDELEKKERQKNEYTDFITLINRNPSLKEVADAVLKNIVRTGGFSSGRICIVSYERLQVIAFFGDMAKDISPEDEEIFKEVISTKTDLLFSVKHENGSPGHEVREQFFITPVIYSQEVIALIHLVTLSELGQEALDYMNKIREQLAVGFMNAITLSRLEDLVRELRILNEEYQIQNEIVTKQNQRLKHLHEQLTEKAAELTIQKNKAEESTRLKSNFVATISHELRTPMNAILGLTELILNDPTLSYKNRERLEVALRSARRLITLINSILDISRIESGRIDMKVEEFSVKEFLAELDNSVRPLAETKRLPFRMVNTIDDESEKMTTDRHKLMQVMINLCGNAIKFTEKGFVELRVFLASPEEVIFEVEDTGIGISPEEQEYIFEEFRQVDSSLSRKYEGSGLGLSISHKFSLLLKGKLTLQSKPGSGSTFTLTLPRLLSGFPVVSQAAAGAGMIYTEEKTGADGKTKTGGESNDAYHGGYLGEILIVDDDPDTLFTLNELVKKSGCSTLLAKNGEECLEILESALPDMILMDLMMPRMDGFEAVRRIREDKRYEQVPVIAITAKTIDDDGDELLRAGFTGYIRKPFDAAALISKIKRIFKPKK